One Nicotiana sylvestris chromosome 12, ASM39365v2, whole genome shotgun sequence genomic window carries:
- the LOC138883571 gene encoding uncharacterized protein, with product MTGNTTDFLSLKALQGGSVSFGNGKKGYILGVGKFEKSLTYSIENVYYVNGLKYSLLSVSQICDKGNKVEFLSKICTVTDLVTGEIVLVAKRYKNIYVADFESLQSSNLSCLKVVDDDVELWHRRLGHAIFFVLKN from the coding sequence atgactgggaacaccacagactttctttcactaaaagccctgcaaggagggagtgtatcttTTGGCAATGGCAAAAAGggatacattcttggagttggaaaattTGAGAAGTCGCTCACTtattctattgaaaatgtgtactatgtcaatgggcttaagtacagtctcctgagtgtttctcaaatatgtgataaaggaaacaaggtggaattcttgtccaaaatatgtacagtcactgaCCTTGTGACTGGTGAAATAGTACTGGTGGCcaagagatacaagaacatctatgttgctgattttgagtcCTTACAGAGTAGTaatctgagttgtctgaaagtTGTTGACGATGATGTTGAACTGTGGCACAGAAGACTGGGCCATGCAATCTTTTTCGTTCTAAAAAACTAA